A window of Fragaria vesca subsp. vesca linkage group LG7, FraVesHawaii_1.0, whole genome shotgun sequence contains these coding sequences:
- the LOC101314887 gene encoding uncharacterized protein LOC101314887 has translation MLYDHMAKWNLDQDVVRWGLHQLLDCTLSNDCSRSTVTGYQWDTSQVECVNEGYVEPCSVENDEVLARALQEELSRLAKDEAAGVSGYGDEPLQASILAQDWLGPSGRHSGAGLENVQDAVNDFGRKMDTNDYQNQEYEGDGSRRYGNGEAYENNEGEYSMNGEDLLHPMDITDEYALDGEVGRRLNQMVPVPHIPKTNEKIPTVDEEISDHQRLIERLKLYDLVECKIQGDGNCQFRALSDQLYRSSEYHGLVRDQIIQQLKTHPELYDGYVPMGYVDYLKKMSKCGEWGDHVTLQAAADSYGVKIFVITSFKDTCYIEILPHVSKSSRVICLSFWAEVHYNSIYPEGELPPPSLKKKKHWWNF, from the exons ATGTTATACGATCACATGGCAAAGTGGAACCTTGATCAGGATGTTGTTCGTTGGGGACTGCATCAGCTGTTGGATTGCACTCTTTCTAACGATTGTTCTCGGAGTACTGTTACTGGATACCAATGGGACACTAGTCAAGTGGAGTGTGTAAACGAAGGCTATGTTGAGCCTTGTAGCGTGGAGAATGATGAGGTTTTGGCTCGTGCGTTACAGGAAGAGCTATCTAGACTTGCAAAGGACGAGGCTGCGGGAGTCTCTGGTTATGGGGATGAGCCTTTGCAGGCATCGATTCTTGCACAGGATTGGCTCGGTCCATCAGGCAGACACAGTGGTGCTG GGCTTGAAAATGTTCAGGATGCAGTGAATGATTTTGGCAGGAAGATGGACACCAATGATTATCAAAATCAGGAATATGAAGGGGATGGTTCTAGGAGATATGGAAACGGGGAAGCATATGAAAATAATGAAGGAGAGTACTCGATGAATGGGGAAGACTTGTTGCATCCGATGGATATAACAGATGAGTATGCTCTTGATGGTGAAGTAGGGAGAAGACTGAATCAGATGGTTCCAGTTCCT CATATTCCTAAAACAAATGAGAAGATACCCACAGTTGATGAAGAGATATCAGATCATCAGAGGCTTATTGAAAG ACTGAAGTTATATGACTTGGTGGAGTGTAAGATCCAGGGAGATGGGAACTGTCAG TTTCGTGCTTTATCAGATCAACTATATCGTTCTTCTGAATACCATGGCCTTGTAAGAGATCAAATTATTCAACAG CTCAAGACTCATCCAGAATTGTATGACGGTTATGTTCCGATGGGTTATGTTGATTACTTAAAGAAAATGAGCAA GTGTGGTGAATGGGGCGATCATGTCACGTTGCAGGCTGCTGCAGATTCG TATGGTGTCAAGATATTTGTTATCACTTCATTCAAGGATACATGCTACATTGAGATCCTTCCACATGTTTCAAAGTCGAGTAGAG TTATTTGCTTGAGCTTTTGGGCTGAGGTGCACTACAATTCTATCTATCCTGAAGGAG AACTTCCTCCGCCCAGCTTAAAGAAAAAGAAGCATTGGTGGAACTTTTAA
- the LOC101291478 gene encoding N-acetylglucosaminyl-phosphatidylinositol de-N-acetylase-like — protein MSGIKYFLITVQFHLYAGDADGKGNTRKDELYKASAMLKVPHQQVKILDHPDLQDGFGNMWNHNLVAKIVEEEVISHGINLILTFDNYGVSGHCNHRDVHYGVRKLLNASSQRNIEAWELVSTNIFRKYSGPVDIWLSTIYSMQCSNEMLHCLVNEQPRKSFRAMAQHASQWVWFRKLFVAFSSCTYVNMLRKMK, from the exons ATGTCTGGTATTAAGTATTTTTTAATTACTGTTCAGTTTCATCTGTATGCAGGCGATGCAGATGGTAAAGGAAATACTAGAAAAGATGAGCTCTACAAGGCTTCTGCAATGCTCAAG GTTCCACATCAACAAGTCAAGATTCTGGACCATCCAGATCTTCAG GATGGTTTTGGCAACATGTGGAACCACAATTTAGTGGCGAAGATTGTTGAAGAGGAAGTCATAAGTCATGGCATTAACTTG ATACTTACTTTTGATAATTATGGAGTTTCGGGACACTGTAACCACCGTGATGTGCATTATGGTGTAAG GAAGCTTTTAAATGCATCGTCACAGAGGAATATTGAAGCCTGGGAACTT GTCAGTACAAACATATTCCGCAAGTATAGTGGACCAGTGGATATATGGTTGTCCACTATATATTCCATGCAATGCTCAAATGAAATGTTGCATTGCTTGGTAAATGAGCAACCTCGAAAGAGCTTCCGGGCGATGGCACAACATGCAAGCCAATGGGTTTG GTTTCGCAAGCTTTTTGTGGCATTTTCCAGTTGCACCTATGTGAACATGCTTAGAAAGATGAAGTAG
- the LOC101291773 gene encoding probable serine/threonine-protein kinase NAK-like codes for MDSYTHFTSTRGLRVFKLSELEKATENFSSSRYIGGGDFGADIFKGVIKDGNKTNIHILVYRITRAPTRKAKSDDEWARELTKQVSAIDDRPNLARVVGYCATRYKKKGHVEPVRFIVEEDACNGNLHDYLHKERHQPLSWAKRLSILRDVARGLAYFHDELDNKILSFKSSNILLDQLDGNLNAKLSGYSMATLGSFDDHLMDITRFYASYEAPELLIRGEVTSSSNVWSYGIFILEVITGKNPSDKNLHRKLKKLWSSDRSKLVKMIDPKLKGNYSVESAMALAALAADHCLQEEPNQRPRMSEVLAMVSTMAETSEN; via the exons ATGGATTCCTACACACATTTCACCAGTACACGCGGCCTCAGAGTCTTCAAACTCTCGGAGCTTGAGAAGGCCACCGAGAACTTCAGCTCATCTCGCTACATTGGAGGGGGAGATTTTGGAGCTGACATCTTTAAGGGAGTCATCAAGGATGGCAACAAAACCAACATCCATATACTTGTCTATAGGATCACCCGAGCACCTACTCGTAAAGCAAAA AGCGACGATGAGTGGGCGAGGGAGCTAACAAAACAAGTATCAGCTATTGATGATCGTCCAAACCTTGCTAGAGTGGTGGGATATTGTGCCACCCGATACAAGAAGAAGGGACATGTAGAGCCTGTCCGATTTATAGTGGAGGAAGATGCCTGCAATGGAAATTTACATGACTATCTACATAAGGAACGGCATCAACCTCTTTCATGGGCAAAGAGACTCAGCATACTCCGAGATGTTGCTCGTGGCTTGGCTTATTTTCATGATGAATTAGATAACAAG ATACTATCTTTCAAATCCTCCAACATACTCTTGGATCAGTTGGATGGGAACTTAAATGCCAAATTGTCAGGGTACTCGATGGCAACACTAGGTTCTTTCGATGACCACTTAATG GATATTACACGTTTTTATGCGAGTTACGAAGCTCCTGAACTCCTTATACGAGGCGAAGTGACGTCCAGCAGCAATGTGTGGAGCTATGGTATCTTCATCTTGGAGGTCATAACTGGTAAGAATCCATCAGATAAGAACCTTCACAGAAAATTAAAGAAACTATGGAGCTCCGATAGAAGCAAGTTGGTGAAGATGATAGACCCCAAGCTTAAAGGAAATTATTCAGTGGAATCTGCAATGGCGCTAGCAGCACTAGCAGCTGACCATTGCTTGCAGGAAGAGCCAAACCAGCGACCTAGAATGAGTGAGGTCCTTGCAATGGTGTCTACAATGGCTGAGACATCAGAAAATTGA
- the LOC101315180 gene encoding probable receptor-like protein kinase At5g15080-like isoform 2: protein MKCFYFNSKEKNDEPKTTKCPSGHSTSSFFSLDRDPRRSEFNSQDVSEFSTTSSVKSFAVMSQRHSNLSEFTCAELKAATKNFSLSLMLGEGGFGGVYRGVIKSAQDPHKKIDIAVKQLSKRGLQGHKEWVTEVNVLGIVEHQNLVKLLGYCAEDDERGIQRLLIYEYMPNRSVQDHLSSRFQIALPWVTRVKIAQDAARGLAYLHEEMEFQIIFRDFKSSNILLDEHWNAKLSDFGLARLGPSDGVSHVSTAVVGTVGYAAPEYIQTGHLTSKSDVWSYGIFLYELITGRRPVDRNRPKNEQKLLEWVRAHMSADLKKFQLIMDPRLEGKYSLKAAQKLAAVANRCLVRQPKSRPKMSEVLEMINRIVETTTDMGSPQQLPSESVDYSKNEFLTGSKREILRRKFVDPLIGEKGCLNLQIWRPKIVKTC, encoded by the exons ATGAAGTGTTTTTATTTCAACAGCAAAGAGAAAAATGATGAACCAAAGACTACCAAGTGTCCTTCTGGTCATTCCACTTCCTCTTTCTTTTCGCTTGATCGTGATCCTAGAAGATCAGAGTTTAATTCCCAGGATGTCTCGGAATTTAGCACAACATCCTCTGTCAAGTCATTTGCAGTAATGTCTCAAAGACACAGCAACCTAAGCGAATTCACATGCGCGGAGCTGAAAGCAGCAACAAAGAATTTTAGTCTCTCCCTCATGCTTGGAGAGGGCGGGTTTGGTGGTGTGTATAGGGGTGTCATCAAGAGTGCACAAGATCCACATAAGAAAATAGACATCGCTGTTAAACAACTGAGTAAAAGGGGATTGCAG GGCCATAAAGAATGGGTGACTGAAGTTAATGTTTTAGGGATTGTTGAGCATCAAAATCTTGTCAAATTACTGGGCTACTGTGCTGAGGATGATGAAAGAGGGATCCAGAGGCTCCTGATATATGAATACATGCCCAACAGGAGTGTACAAGATCACTTATCAAGCCGATTTCAGATTGCACTCCCTTGGGTCACAAGGGTCAAAATAGCACAGGATGCTGCTCGCGGATTAGCATACCTCCACGAAGAAATGGAATTTCAG ATTATCTTTAGGGATTTTAAGTCTTCGAACATACTTTTGGATGAACATTGGAACGCAAAGTTATCAGACTTTGGATTAGCTAGGCTGGGGCCTTCAGATGGAGTGAGCCACGTCTCTACTGCG GTTGTTGGAACAGTTGGATATGCAGCTCCGGAATATATTCAGACAGGACATCTCACATCGAAAAGTGATGTGTGGAGCTATGGCATTTTCCTTTATGAACTCATCACAGGAAGGCGGCCTGTAGACCGGAACCGCCCCAAGAATGAGCAAAAGCTCTTGGAATGGGTGAGAGCACATATGTCTGCAGATTTAAAGAAGTTTCAGCTTATCATGGATCCAAGGCTTGAAGGGAAGTATTCCCTCAAGGCTGCACAAAAGCTAGCAGCTGTGGCCAACCGGTGCTTGGTGAGACAGCCAAAATCACGTCCTAAAATGAGTGAAGTACTGGAGATGATAAACAGAATTGTGGAGACGACAACAGATATGGGAAGCCCTCAACAACTCCCTTCAGAGAGTGTGGACTACTCCAAAAATGAATTTTTGACAGGATCTAAAAGGGAGATTTTGAGAAGGAAGTTTGTGGATCCACTTATTGGAGAAAAAGGTTGCTTGAATTTGCAAATATGGAGACCCAAGATTGTGAAGACATGTTAA
- the LOC101315180 gene encoding probable receptor-like protein kinase At5g15080-like isoform 1 → MCLYVVESSKEISILQTMKCFYFNSKEKNDEPKTTKCPSGHSTSSFFSLDRDPRRSEFNSQDVSEFSTTSSVKSFAVMSQRHSNLSEFTCAELKAATKNFSLSLMLGEGGFGGVYRGVIKSAQDPHKKIDIAVKQLSKRGLQGHKEWVTEVNVLGIVEHQNLVKLLGYCAEDDERGIQRLLIYEYMPNRSVQDHLSSRFQIALPWVTRVKIAQDAARGLAYLHEEMEFQIIFRDFKSSNILLDEHWNAKLSDFGLARLGPSDGVSHVSTAVVGTVGYAAPEYIQTGHLTSKSDVWSYGIFLYELITGRRPVDRNRPKNEQKLLEWVRAHMSADLKKFQLIMDPRLEGKYSLKAAQKLAAVANRCLVRQPKSRPKMSEVLEMINRIVETTTDMGSPQQLPSESVDYSKNEFLTGSKREILRRKFVDPLIGEKGCLNLQIWRPKIVKTC, encoded by the exons ATGTGTTTATATGTTGTAGAATCAAGCAAAGAAATCAGCATTCTGCAGACAATGAAGTGTTTTTATTTCAACAGCAAAGAGAAAAATGATGAACCAAAGACTACCAAGTGTCCTTCTGGTCATTCCACTTCCTCTTTCTTTTCGCTTGATCGTGATCCTAGAAGATCAGAGTTTAATTCCCAGGATGTCTCGGAATTTAGCACAACATCCTCTGTCAAGTCATTTGCAGTAATGTCTCAAAGACACAGCAACCTAAGCGAATTCACATGCGCGGAGCTGAAAGCAGCAACAAAGAATTTTAGTCTCTCCCTCATGCTTGGAGAGGGCGGGTTTGGTGGTGTGTATAGGGGTGTCATCAAGAGTGCACAAGATCCACATAAGAAAATAGACATCGCTGTTAAACAACTGAGTAAAAGGGGATTGCAG GGCCATAAAGAATGGGTGACTGAAGTTAATGTTTTAGGGATTGTTGAGCATCAAAATCTTGTCAAATTACTGGGCTACTGTGCTGAGGATGATGAAAGAGGGATCCAGAGGCTCCTGATATATGAATACATGCCCAACAGGAGTGTACAAGATCACTTATCAAGCCGATTTCAGATTGCACTCCCTTGGGTCACAAGGGTCAAAATAGCACAGGATGCTGCTCGCGGATTAGCATACCTCCACGAAGAAATGGAATTTCAG ATTATCTTTAGGGATTTTAAGTCTTCGAACATACTTTTGGATGAACATTGGAACGCAAAGTTATCAGACTTTGGATTAGCTAGGCTGGGGCCTTCAGATGGAGTGAGCCACGTCTCTACTGCG GTTGTTGGAACAGTTGGATATGCAGCTCCGGAATATATTCAGACAGGACATCTCACATCGAAAAGTGATGTGTGGAGCTATGGCATTTTCCTTTATGAACTCATCACAGGAAGGCGGCCTGTAGACCGGAACCGCCCCAAGAATGAGCAAAAGCTCTTGGAATGGGTGAGAGCACATATGTCTGCAGATTTAAAGAAGTTTCAGCTTATCATGGATCCAAGGCTTGAAGGGAAGTATTCCCTCAAGGCTGCACAAAAGCTAGCAGCTGTGGCCAACCGGTGCTTGGTGAGACAGCCAAAATCACGTCCTAAAATGAGTGAAGTACTGGAGATGATAAACAGAATTGTGGAGACGACAACAGATATGGGAAGCCCTCAACAACTCCCTTCAGAGAGTGTGGACTACTCCAAAAATGAATTTTTGACAGGATCTAAAAGGGAGATTTTGAGAAGGAAGTTTGTGGATCCACTTATTGGAGAAAAAGGTTGCTTGAATTTGCAAATATGGAGACCCAAGATTGTGAAGACATGTTAA
- the LOC101292070 gene encoding putative ribonuclease H protein At1g65750-like, translating to MRIFQNEDIVTTKNCLIICWQIWKARNNVIFRSVNFAPADFVHASAAVGASYRAFNLATERSPRNYPDLIKWHPPPNGVVKLNFDGSVSSNDGGAASFVIRDHNGILVAGSRNLGNVSVPVAESAALKDGLQAVKRFNYLKIQMEGDAALIINYVQGKCDIPWRIISFIKEIAHLSDSFESIAFAHIYREANFLADVVASCGHGLSNPKMWLNRLSSSYLSAYRLNSISLRHPKRCFVVIFFYKNREIYGLSTGRK from the coding sequence ATGCGTATATTTCAAAATGAAGATATTGTAACCACTAAAAATTGCTTAATCATTTGTTGGCAAATTTGGAAAGCTCGAAACAATGTTATTTTCCGATCTGTCAACTTTGCTCCTGCTGATTTTGTTCATGCTTCTGCTGCGGTTGGCGCTTCTTATAGAGCTTTCAACCTTGCCACTGAAAGAAGCCCTAGGAACTATCCAGACTTGATCAAGTGGCACCCTCCTCCTAATGGGGTGGTGAAACTTAATTTTGATGGCTCGGTGTCATCTAATGATGGTGGTGCGGCTAGTTTCGTCATCAGAGATCACAACGGCATTCTTGTTGCTGGTTCTAGGAATCTTGGAAATGTCTCTGTCCCTGTTGCAGAATCCGCTGCCCTCAAGGATGGTCTGCAAGCTGTTAAACGCTTTAATTACTTAAAGATTCAGATGGAAGGAGATGCGGCCCTAATTATCAACTATGTTCAAGGAAAGTGTGACATCCCATGGCGCATCATATCTTTTATCAAAGAGATTGCCCACCTTTCTGACAGCTTCGAAAGCATTGCTTTTGCCCACATCTACAGGGAGGCCAACTTCTTAGCTGATGTTGTTGCTTCTTGTGGACATGGACTCTCTAATCCGAAGATGTGGCTGAATAGACTCTCTAGTTCTTATTTGTCAGCTTATCGGTTGAATTCTATTAGTTTAAGGCACCCCAAGAGGTGTTTCGTTGTAATTTTCTTTTACAAGAACAGAGAGATATATGGCTTGAGTACTGGAAGAAAGTAG